The Callithrix jacchus isolate 240 chromosome X, calJac240_pri, whole genome shotgun sequence genome contains a region encoding:
- the LOC144581149 gene encoding histone H2A-Bbd type 2/3-like: MSERRSRRGSSAAGRRGHTRSRTARAELIFSVSQMERGLWEGHYAQRLSYNAPIYLAAVIQYLTAKILELAAEEADNNGGERIITPRLLDLVIRNDGLLSTLFRNILISQVAPGPN, translated from the coding sequence ATGTCGGAGAGGAGAAGCCGCAGAGGGTCCTCTGCTGCTGGCCGCCGGGGGCATACCCGCTCTCGCACTGCCCGAGCCGAACTGATATTTTCCGTTAGCCAGATGGAGCGAGGTCTGTGGGAAGGCCACTACGCCCAGCGCCTGAGTTACAACGCGCCAATCTACCTTGCTGCTGTCATCCAATATCTGACGGCCAAGATCCTGGAGCTGGCTGCTGAGGAGGCCGACAACAATGGAGGAGAGAGGATCATCACTCCGCGGCTGCTGGACCTGGTGATTCGTAATGATGGGCTGCTGAGCACCCTCTTCCGAAACATACTCATCTCTCAAGTGGCTCCTGGCCCAAACTAG